The following proteins come from a genomic window of Pseudomonas putida:
- a CDS encoding diacylglycerol kinase: MTSPFKGQTGLKRIFNAAGYSLDGLRAAFKGEAAFRQLVLLNVLLIPIAFWLPVSRAERAIMIAVCLLGLIVELFNSAVEAAIDRISLERHPLSKNAKDMGSAAQLVALTMVALVWGVILL; this comes from the coding sequence ATGACATCGCCATTCAAGGGCCAGACCGGCCTCAAACGCATCTTCAACGCCGCTGGCTACTCGCTGGACGGCCTGCGTGCAGCCTTCAAGGGCGAGGCCGCATTCCGCCAGCTGGTGCTGCTCAACGTGCTGCTGATCCCGATCGCCTTCTGGCTGCCGGTCAGCCGCGCCGAGCGGGCAATCATGATCGCCGTTTGCCTGCTGGGGCTGATCGTCGAGCTGTTCAACTCGGCGGTGGAGGCGGCCATCGATCGCATTTCGCTGGAGCGCCACCCCCTGTCGAAAAATGCCAAGGACATGGGCAGCGCCGCACAGCTGGTGGCCCTGACCATGGTGGCGCTGGTGTGGGGTGTGATCCTGCTTTAA
- a CDS encoding DTW domain-containing protein — protein MSHAVARLRAERLARSNKPFIARGSRAERCPECRVIATHCLCAWKPRVQADAGVCLLMHDTEPLKPTNTGWLIADLIEDTWAFGWLRTAVDERLLALLDDPRWQPYIVFPGEFVAQERVVSEVVREPGKRPLFILLDATWTEARKMFRKSPYLDRFPVLSLQAEQMSRYRLRRSKRDDHFCTAEVAAMCLDLAGDSQASQALDAYLDVFSLHYLSGKRRLPLDEQDDIHQRLHTFL, from the coding sequence ATGAGCCATGCGGTAGCGCGTCTGCGTGCCGAACGCCTGGCCCGCAGCAACAAGCCTTTCATCGCCCGTGGCTCGCGTGCCGAGCGTTGCCCGGAGTGCCGGGTCATCGCTACCCATTGCCTGTGTGCCTGGAAGCCTCGGGTGCAGGCTGACGCAGGTGTGTGCCTGCTGATGCACGACACCGAGCCGCTGAAACCCACCAACACTGGCTGGTTGATTGCCGACCTGATCGAAGACACCTGGGCCTTCGGCTGGTTGCGCACTGCGGTTGACGAGCGTCTGCTGGCCTTGCTCGATGACCCGCGCTGGCAGCCCTATATCGTATTTCCGGGCGAGTTCGTTGCCCAGGAACGGGTGGTCAGCGAGGTGGTGCGCGAGCCGGGCAAGCGTCCACTGTTCATCCTGCTGGATGCCACATGGACCGAAGCGCGCAAGATGTTCCGCAAAAGCCCGTACCTGGACCGCTTCCCGGTGTTGAGCCTGCAAGCCGAGCAGATGTCGCGCTACCGCCTGCGGCGCTCCAAGCGCGATGATCATTTCTGCACGGCGGAAGTTGCGGCCATGTGCCTGGACCTTGCTGGCGACAGCCAGGCTTCGCAGGCGCTGGATGCCTACCTGGATGTGTTCAGCCTGCATTACCTGAGCGGCAAGCGGCGGTTGCCGCTTGACGAGCAGGACGACATCCACCAGCGTTTGCATACCTTCCTATAG
- a CDS encoding response regulator has translation MATYEILIADDHPLFRGALRQAVTLGLGSDVRLVEVASIAELETRLSEKADWDLVLLDLNMPGAYGFSGLVLLRGQYPQIPVVMVSAQEEAAVVVKSREFGASGFIPKSSTLEVIQDAVRKVLDGEVWWPPQAFEKVDVSAEAKAASEGLASLTPQQFRVLTMVCEGLLNKQIAYELSVSEATIKAHVTAIFRKLGVRTRTQAALLLQQLESVASN, from the coding sequence ATGGCCACATACGAAATCCTGATTGCCGATGACCACCCACTGTTCCGTGGCGCCCTGCGCCAGGCCGTTACCCTCGGGCTTGGCTCCGATGTGCGTCTGGTCGAAGTCGCAAGCATTGCCGAACTGGAAACCCGCCTGAGCGAAAAAGCCGACTGGGACCTGGTGCTGCTGGACCTGAACATGCCGGGTGCCTACGGTTTTTCCGGTCTGGTACTGCTCCGCGGGCAGTACCCGCAGATCCCCGTGGTGATGGTTTCGGCACAGGAAGAGGCCGCCGTGGTGGTCAAGTCCCGCGAGTTCGGCGCCAGTGGTTTCATTCCCAAGTCCAGCACCCTGGAAGTGATCCAGGATGCGGTGCGCAAGGTGCTTGACGGCGAGGTCTGGTGGCCGCCGCAGGCGTTCGAAAAGGTAGATGTTTCGGCCGAGGCAAAGGCCGCCAGCGAAGGCTTGGCCAGCCTCACGCCCCAGCAGTTCCGCGTACTGACCATGGTCTGCGAAGGCTTGTTGAACAAGCAGATCGCCTATGAGCTGAGCGTATCGGAAGCGACTATCAAGGCTCACGTTACCGCGATCTTCCGCAAATTGGGCGTGCGCACCCGGACCCAGGCTGCGTTGCTGCTGCAACAACTTGAATCGGTTGCCAGCAACTGA